The following proteins come from a genomic window of Nitrosopumilus sp.:
- a CDS encoding Rieske 2Fe-2S domain-containing protein, with translation MTWKKIAEKGEVVAGKGKAFKIEGKQIAVFNQDGYHAIDDLCVHQDGSIAPGKLEGDIVECPLHFWHYNIKTGELTDYLKDVKLETYKVEARDDGIYVDI, from the coding sequence TTGACTTGGAAAAAGATTGCTGAAAAAGGCGAAGTTGTGGCAGGAAAAGGTAAAGCATTCAAAATCGAAGGAAAACAAATTGCAGTGTTTAATCAAGACGGATATCATGCAATAGATGATCTTTGCGTTCATCAGGATGGTTCAATTGCCCCAGGTAAATTAGAGGGAGACATTGTAGAATGTCCATTGCATTTTTGGCATTACAATATCAAAACAGGAGAACTGACAGACTATCTCAAAGATGTCAAACTAGAGACATACAAAGTTGAAGCAAGAGATGACGGGATTTATGTCGATATCTAA
- a CDS encoding DUF726 domain-containing protein yields the protein MNPIPRISTRGYYDLSNGKTLKTNPYYLYPKKDFKKLTNSKELTIMIHGLRNDRAGAVAKVLLAKNRLRKLGYSHPVVGFSYDSNTTGAHLVTHAKHALAVGQRIAKKNGRNLGLFIEDFKSSSPNTRIRLMGHSLGSQVILSTLEYLSKKKQNIGIIEAVYFFGASITEDIPSSKKYGKILQSIVNKKIVNHFAPSDEVLIWADNEKYVKGCLGLNGAIGNPVSKYHQKLVKPKNHRFASYAEVLKSFP from the coding sequence ATGAATCCTATCCCACGAATATCTACTAGGGGATACTATGATCTTTCTAATGGCAAAACTCTCAAAACTAATCCATACTATTTGTATCCAAAAAAAGATTTTAAAAAATTAACAAATTCTAAAGAACTCACAATTATGATTCACGGGTTGAGAAATGACCGTGCAGGAGCCGTTGCCAAGGTATTGTTGGCAAAAAATAGATTGCGAAAATTGGGATATTCTCATCCTGTAGTTGGTTTTAGTTATGATTCCAACACAACGGGGGCTCATCTGGTAACACATGCAAAACATGCCCTTGCAGTAGGACAACGCATCGCAAAGAAAAATGGGCGTAATCTTGGGTTGTTTATTGAAGATTTCAAAAGTTCTAGTCCTAACACAAGAATTAGGCTAATGGGCCACTCTTTAGGATCTCAGGTGATATTGAGTACGCTAGAGTATCTTTCAAAAAAGAAACAAAATATTGGGATAATCGAAGCTGTTTATTTTTTTGGCGCTTCAATTACTGAAGATATACCATCTTCTAAAAAATATGGAAAAATTCTTCAAAGCATTGTAAATAAAAAAATTGTTAATCATTTTGCTCCTTCAGATGAGGTTCTAATTTGGGCTGATAATGAGAAATATGTTAAAGGATGTTTGGGCCTAAATGGTGCAATTGGAAACCCTGTCAGTAAATATCATCAAAAATTAGTAAAGCCCAAGAATCATAGATTTGCAAGTTACGCTGAAGTGCTTAAATCATTTCCGTAA
- the metG gene encoding methionine--tRNA ligase, with protein MNNKAIVTSALPYANGEIHLGHVASTYLPADVTTRFLKLNGVEAYYVCASDDFGTPILIQSEKEGKTPAEYVAYWNKRDYDDFSAFNIQFDYFYKTSSPENIAFVQEVFKKLNDAGHIYEQEIIQFYCNNDKKFLPDRYVKGTCPYCKAEDQYSDLCESCGRVPEEITDPKCSLCGQLPTKEKTKHYFFKLKNFGDSLTKWLEENEHLQKDVKKYVQNWIKSGLIDWDITRDIPWGVPVPLDDAKGKVFYGWFDNHLAYISTALKFLNDKGIDGKEFWNSADIYHFIGKDIVYHHYLFLPAMRLGINSEYKLPDYIPTRGHLTLQGKKISKSRNWYIGLKQFLEFYPADYLRYYLVSINPYSQDDLNFDWDDFTTRINSELIGNLGNFVNRALGFTKKTFDGKVPEIESFDEKDLEAEEKIKNLASDVGGLLEQNHLDRALKRIMEFSSFFNTYFQHKEPWKKGPGTANCVFLSVNAARSIAIALFPFLPESSQKIWIQLGLDDNVSEFSWNDLSKFAITPGHVLGDTSPLFVKVEESDIEKHKKQLGSFEK; from the coding sequence ATGAATAACAAAGCCATAGTTACAAGTGCATTGCCATATGCCAATGGAGAAATTCATTTGGGTCATGTTGCATCCACTTATCTCCCAGCAGATGTCACAACTAGATTCCTAAAACTAAATGGAGTTGAGGCCTACTATGTCTGCGCATCCGATGATTTTGGAACTCCTATTCTGATTCAATCTGAGAAAGAGGGTAAGACTCCTGCAGAATATGTTGCTTATTGGAATAAACGTGATTATGATGATTTTTCAGCATTTAACATACAATTTGATTATTTCTACAAGACTAGTTCTCCAGAAAATATTGCGTTTGTTCAAGAGGTTTTTAAAAAATTAAATGATGCAGGACATATCTATGAGCAAGAAATCATCCAATTCTATTGCAATAATGATAAAAAATTCTTGCCTGATAGATATGTCAAAGGCACATGTCCTTATTGTAAAGCAGAGGATCAATATTCTGATCTTTGTGAAAGTTGTGGTCGAGTGCCTGAGGAGATTACGGATCCTAAATGTTCTCTTTGTGGTCAATTACCAACTAAAGAAAAAACAAAACACTATTTTTTCAAACTCAAAAACTTTGGAGATTCCCTAACTAAATGGCTTGAAGAAAATGAACATCTACAAAAAGATGTTAAAAAATACGTTCAAAATTGGATTAAATCTGGATTGATTGATTGGGATATTACTCGTGATATTCCTTGGGGTGTTCCAGTTCCACTTGACGATGCAAAGGGCAAAGTCTTCTATGGTTGGTTTGATAATCATCTTGCATACATTTCTACTGCATTGAAATTCCTAAACGATAAAGGAATTGATGGAAAAGAGTTTTGGAATTCTGCAGACATTTATCATTTTATTGGGAAAGACATTGTGTATCATCATTATCTTTTCTTACCTGCAATGAGATTGGGAATAAACAGCGAGTACAAATTGCCTGATTACATCCCTACACGAGGACATCTTACTCTTCAAGGAAAGAAAATTTCTAAAAGCAGAAACTGGTATATTGGTTTAAAACAATTTTTAGAATTTTATCCTGCAGATTATCTGAGATATTATCTTGTATCAATTAATCCGTATTCCCAAGATGATTTGAATTTTGATTGGGATGATTTTACAACACGAATTAATTCTGAACTAATTGGGAATCTTGGAAATTTTGTTAATCGTGCATTAGGATTCACCAAAAAAACATTTGATGGAAAAGTTCCAGAAATTGAATCCTTTGATGAAAAAGATTTAGAGGCTGAAGAAAAGATAAAAAACCTTGCATCAGATGTTGGTGGTCTTTTGGAGCAGAATCATCTTGATAGGGCATTAAAGCGAATAATGGAATTCTCATCCTTCTTTAACACATATTTTCAGCACAAAGAACCTTGGAAAAAAGGACCTGGGACTGCAAACTGTGTGTTTCTTTCAGTAAATGCTGCAAGAAGTATTGCGATTGCTCTCTTCCCATTTCTGCCTGAATCTTCACAAAAAATCTGGATTCAGTTGGGGCTAGATGATAACGTTAGTGAATTCTCCTGGAATGATCTCTCTAAATTTGCCATTACTCCTGGACATGTTTTAGGCGATACATCTCCATTATTTGTCAAAGTCGAAGAATCTGATATTGAAAAGCACAAAAAGCAACTTGGATCCTTTGAGAAATAA
- a CDS encoding adenosylhomocysteinase, translated as MSKVKSSPKLIKEGKLSYEWARSHMQILDNTINRFKKSKPLKGVTLGFCLHITKETSVLLMGAKELGATVACCGGNPLTTQDDIAAFLASQGIHVYAWHGQSVKEYDWCIDQVLKHKPTILTDDGADMNIKAHFDKRFNTMKILGATEETTAGVTRIRAVENQGKLRYPVILVNEAYTKHMFDNRYGTGQSTIDGYLRAMNLLMASKRVVVIGYGWVGRGVASRFQGMGSKVIVTEIDPVKALEAHMDGFEVMPMSQAAKIGDMFVTCTGMTSVIRKEHILQMKNGAIMGNVGHFDVEIDSKFLLKQSKSVKEVRPNLDECTLKNGKVVYLIGQGRLANLVAAEGHPPEVMAQSFSNQILSVLYILKNHNKMENKIINVPEEIDKQVAIDALAAMNVKIDKLTPEQVKYANSW; from the coding sequence TTGAGCAAAGTAAAGTCCAGCCCTAAATTGATCAAAGAAGGCAAACTATCATACGAATGGGCCAGATCACACATGCAAATTCTTGATAATACTATTAATCGATTCAAAAAATCAAAACCACTGAAAGGTGTAACTCTTGGATTCTGCTTACATATTACAAAGGAGACTTCGGTTTTACTAATGGGTGCAAAAGAACTTGGTGCTACTGTGGCATGTTGTGGTGGGAATCCCTTAACTACACAAGATGATATTGCTGCCTTTTTAGCATCTCAGGGAATTCATGTTTATGCATGGCATGGTCAATCTGTCAAAGAATATGATTGGTGTATTGATCAAGTGTTAAAACACAAACCCACAATCTTGACTGATGATGGGGCTGACATGAACATCAAAGCTCACTTTGATAAGAGATTCAACACCATGAAGATTCTTGGTGCTACTGAAGAAACTACTGCGGGTGTTACCAGAATTAGAGCTGTAGAAAATCAAGGAAAGCTTCGCTATCCTGTAATTTTAGTAAATGAAGCTTACACAAAACATATGTTTGATAATAGATATGGTACTGGACAAAGTACCATCGATGGTTATCTTAGGGCAATGAATTTGCTTATGGCATCAAAACGTGTTGTGGTAATTGGATATGGTTGGGTTGGACGCGGTGTTGCATCACGATTCCAAGGAATGGGTTCCAAGGTAATTGTAACTGAGATTGATCCTGTAAAAGCACTTGAGGCTCATATGGATGGATTTGAAGTCATGCCGATGTCTCAGGCCGCAAAAATCGGTGACATGTTTGTCACATGTACTGGAATGACTAGTGTAATTAGAAAAGAGCATATCTTGCAAATGAAAAACGGTGCAATCATGGGTAATGTTGGCCACTTTGATGTGGAAATTGACAGTAAATTCTTGTTAAAGCAATCAAAATCAGTTAAAGAAGTAAGACCTAATCTTGATGAATGCACTTTGAAAAATGGTAAAGTGGTATATTTGATTGGGCAGGGCCGACTCGCAAACCTGGTTGCAGCAGAAGGACATCCTCCAGAGGTTATGGCGCAATCATTTTCAAATCAAATTTTGTCTGTTCTGTATATTCTTAAAAATCACAACAAAATGGAAAATAAAATTATCAATGTTCCTGAAGAAATTGATAAACAAGTAGCAATTGATGCGCTAGCTGCAATGAATGTTAAAATTGATAAACTCACCCCAGAGCAAGTAAAGTATGCAAATAGCTGGTAA